The genomic stretch ATCCGGCAATGATCTACGCCACGAATCCCTCCACGATCGCGACGTTCCTTCATGACCTTCACCAGAAATGGGAGACATCGCGCGAGCTGATCGTTGATTACATGAATACGAAACAGGAGTTGCGGCAAAACCTGCAACGCATTCACAAAAGAATTGCCTCGCGCGGCGCTTATGCGCGGCTGAAAAGAATTGCAGAAAGTTCACGTCCTTTGCCAATCAGCGAACTATTCCCCGGTCTTCGTGGCTTTTCTTGCTGGGATGGTGGTTATGTTGGTCCGTTCCTGGATCAAATCCGGACATGTTTGCCGAAGCCGCAATACAGCCATTGGCCGATGTACTCGATGTCCACAGAAACGATCGAAACAATCGCAGGATTGCGTCAGGGTCAACCCTATTTTGTTCCTCTTGCTCCTGGTGTTTACTACGAGTTTATTGAAGAAGGAAAAAGTGATGTGCATTTTCATCTTCTCGGTCCGCGCGATCTGGTTCCGGGCAAGCTTTATAGCATGGTCGTCAGCGATGCGTACGGCCTGCAAAGGTATCAAACCGAGGATCTGTTTGAATGCATCGGTTTTGTTTCGGGGATTCCTGATTTGCGTTTCGCGCGACGCCGCAATCTTTCCTATTCGTTTACAGGGGAGAAATTAACAGCCGAGCAATTGAAATTTGCTTATCAAGATGTTGTATTGCTCTACCCGGAATTGAGCAGCTCAAGCTTCTTAACTTGTTTTCCATCCAAACCTTGTGGCGAGTTGATTCCGCATTACCGGCTGATCTTTGTCGAAATGAACGGAAAATGTTCCATGAATCTCCCGGCCATTACTTCACACGTCGAACAAAAATTGCGTGAGTTCAATCCGGAGTTCAGGTCAAAAATCAACAGCGGTCGATTAGGGAGAATGGAATTCGAATCCATTTCCGTTCAAGAATTTGTGCATCGCGTTGCCGGCCACGCGGAAACGTCGGTTTTTGGATCGCAATTTAAGTTCCTGCCTTTGTATCCAAAGTTGTGGGAGGCCTTGCATGAATCACCAAATTCTCGATCTTAAGCGGATCCATCTTGTTAGCTGGGATGTTGATGGAACTTTGTTTTCCTATTTCCGGTTGGTTTTGGAACTCATTCATGGGATTTATCAAGCCTCTCATGTCAACGGTTGGAAGAACATCGGAAAACGACTTTGGAAAACCTGGGAGTTTCACAAAATGGTGGAACAGCAGCGTGGTGGTATGGACAGTTCCGTTTTCTTAAAGCAAAAGGAGGAAGCGATGCAAGTCCAGGCCTGGGAAAAAGAAGCAATGCAAAAAGCGCTTCGTAGAATTCGGCCGCGCCAGGATGCCATGTATTTACTCGAACGGTTGTCTGCATTGGGAACGATTCAGGTTGCGTTGAGTGATTTCGAATGCCAGTACAAACTCGAATCACTTGGACTCAGCAGGCATTTTCGAAGGGCTTATTCCTGCCAGGAAATCGGATTCTGGAAACCATCTCCCGTCCCGCTTGCAAAGATTCAAAATGATTTCGGAATTCGTCCGGAACAACATCTTCACATCGGTGACAGATTCGACGCAGATGGTCAGGCTTGCATCAGAAATGGTTGTCACTTTCTACCGGTGAATCAGCTTTTCATTTTTCAGGGAAAGGAAAATCGATGAGCTTGATTCCGGTTTTCGTCCTAGCATGCGGCCTGATGATGATGTTGTTTGAGCAGAGAAGGCCAGCCCGGTATTGGCCCTCTGCTGCCGGATGGTGGATGCGAGCGCTTTTGTTAAATGTTATTCAGTTTGTCTCGGTTTATATGGCGGGATGGATTTTGGATCCCTGGTTTCGTGAAAACCGTCTGTGGCATTTACAAACAATTGGAACTGTACAGACGAGTTTTGTTGGCTACTTTGTATTAACTTTTATCTATTATTGGTGGCATCGCTTCCGTCATGAATCTGGATTCCTGTGGCGGTGGTTTCATCAACTGCATCACAGTCCTCAAAGAATTGAAATTATCACAAGCTTCTACAAACATCCGTTTGAAATCATTGCGAACAGTATTTTGAGCAGTTTTATTTTGTATTTGGTCCTGGGCCTGAGCTCCGAAGCAGCTTCTGGTGCGATTCTGTTAAGCGGGTTGGCGGAGATTTTCTACCATTGGAATGTTGCCACTCCGCATTGGCTGGGGTACTTCATTCAACGACCGGAAAGTCATTGCTTTCATCACCAGAAAGGAGTCCATTCGCACAACTATGGTGATTTGCCCTTATGGGACATCTTATTCGGTACGTTCCAAAATCCACGTATCTGGAACAACAAATGCGGTTTTGAATCGGGAGAGAATCAGATGTTTAAGATGTTAAAGGGAGTTGATGTTTCCACCCTTAAGAGGATCTCTTCTTATGTTTAGAAAGCGCGCCTTAGCTCTTTGTTTTCTCTGAGTGCTTCAGATCTTTGCAAGTTTATTCGATTTAACGTTGATTAAAGCAGTTGCTGCAGCCACAACGGCATCTCCCGCGCCCCAAATTTTTACCACAGTAAGAGGTCTCGAAACCTTTTCTACAAAATTTCATCTGGAATGGTCGGATAAAAAGGGCGAGCAGCATGCAATTGTTTTGACGCCTGATGTTTATTCGTGGCTCAAAGGTCCCTACAACAGACGAAATGTTTATGGCGCGGTGCTTGCTTTTGGTCCGGTTCTTGCCACGGAGCCAAAAACTCGCGAGATGTTTTTGTCAGTTTCACGGTATGCCCTTTGTGATGAAGCTCCTTTGCTACGTGAAATGGGGATCGATCCAGCTAGCATTGCTGGAGATGTGAGAATTCGTTTGGAACCCTTGCATGATTCGAAGGTCGATAATCTGCCACTCGTCTTCGATCTACAATGCCTTTAGACGTTACCGTTCTGCGAAAACACGCATTTCGAACGCTTCTAGCTTTGTATCTCCTGGTACATTTTGTTCAGCTGATTCCCTGGGGAGCCGAACTGTTTTCGAATGCCGGAGTGATTCCTGAAGCGAAGTTTAGCCCTCTCGCTTCCTTATTTCCCAATTTGTTTACTGTTTGGGACTCGCCCCTTGTTGTTACTACCGTATTAGTTGCCAGCAGTATTCTGTGTGTATTGCTTCTACTGGGATGCGACGACAGGCTTGTCGCCATAATCCTCTGGTATTTTTGGGCCTGTTTGTATGGCCGGAACCCGCTTATTTCAAATCCTGCTCTTCCTTTCGTTGGATGGTTGCTATTAGCTCACGCATGTATTCCAGGTAGTAAGTCCGCGGATCACCGTTCTACCACTCATTCGATTCGTTTCGCAGCCTGGATTGTACTTTCCGCGGCATACA from bacterium encodes the following:
- a CDS encoding GH3 auxin-responsive promoter family protein; this encodes MFTHYEQFNDMIRFLIDRFIGLCAIAFRVNLFLQMKTYYLRQAVLRVKFKITDSTSVHGYDESTRASVEACYRKSTRAVYSYTSGSTKEPKKIVYDSWRLLNTRLVFVSAFFQYLAQLPFNRTLFLFSPITPDNSLTTLLLQETGLPPYVSGLQAPHRVQNDPDIRLAAQKYGETAMRLWILAISNPAMIYATNPSTIATFLHDLHQKWETSRELIVDYMNTKQELRQNLQRIHKRIASRGAYARLKRIAESSRPLPISELFPGLRGFSCWDGGYVGPFLDQIRTCLPKPQYSHWPMYSMSTETIETIAGLRQGQPYFVPLAPGVYYEFIEEGKSDVHFHLLGPRDLVPGKLYSMVVSDAYGLQRYQTEDLFECIGFVSGIPDLRFARRRNLSYSFTGEKLTAEQLKFAYQDVVLLYPELSSSSFLTCFPSKPCGELIPHYRLIFVEMNGKCSMNLPAITSHVEQKLREFNPEFRSKINSGRLGRMEFESISVQEFVHRVAGHAETSVFGSQFKFLPLYPKLWEALHESPNSRS
- a CDS encoding HAD family hydrolase produces the protein MNHQILDLKRIHLVSWDVDGTLFSYFRLVLELIHGIYQASHVNGWKNIGKRLWKTWEFHKMVEQQRGGMDSSVFLKQKEEAMQVQAWEKEAMQKALRRIRPRQDAMYLLERLSALGTIQVALSDFECQYKLESLGLSRHFRRAYSCQEIGFWKPSPVPLAKIQNDFGIRPEQHLHIGDRFDADGQACIRNGCHFLPVNQLFIFQGKENR
- a CDS encoding sterol desaturase family protein — encoded protein: MSLIPVFVLACGLMMMLFEQRRPARYWPSAAGWWMRALLLNVIQFVSVYMAGWILDPWFRENRLWHLQTIGTVQTSFVGYFVLTFIYYWWHRFRHESGFLWRWFHQLHHSPQRIEIITSFYKHPFEIIANSILSSFILYLVLGLSSEAASGAILLSGLAEIFYHWNVATPHWLGYFIQRPESHCFHHQKGVHSHNYGDLPLWDILFGTFQNPRIWNNKCGFESGENQMFKMLKGVDVSTLKRISSYV